The Chloroflexus aggregans DSM 9485 genome segment ATCCGGCCAACCCTGAGAATGCCGGACGAGCATGGGCGCTGCGGGCGCGCAACGCGGTAAAGGCGTTGGCGGCACCGGCCGAAGTTGAGCAGGCAGTGCTGGCAGCGCTCGAAGCGGAGATGGTGCCCGAAGCGCACACGTTAGCTCTCTTCGCGGCGGCGCCGGTGGCCGAAGCCAAAAGTTCGACGGTGATGATTACCCGCTTGCCGTTGCATATCGACCTACCGTTGCTTGATTTGACCAACGGCCGGGTCGAGGCACGCTGGGGTGAGCCATACATTGCACCGATTGTGTATGCACTCGACCAGTACGAGCGCACCGCCGTTGTCTGGTTGCGTGGCGAGGGTTGGCGCTTCTTTGAGGTGTTCCTTGGCGAGATCGTTGAGTATACCGATGTGTTCCGTAATGTCGAGAGCGATCTGTGGCGTGAAGTTAGCGAATTCGACCCACACCGTTTACGCGAGCGGTTGCGTACACAGGCGATGGGGAATCGCGACCGCTTTGCGCGTCGGATGGAAAATATCGCCACTCGCTATCTGCAACGGCTCGCCGAACTGACCGAACGGGCTATGACTCATTTCGGTCTGCGCCGTTTGGTATTGCTCGGTCGTGAAGAGGCGACCAAGCAGTTTGCCGATCTCTTGCCGCGCACTGTCCGTCAGATGGTGATTGCTCACGTGGCCGATTTACCGCATCCTGATGAGTCGCCTGCCCATGTTCTCGCCAAAGTCTGGCCGATCCTTGAGCAGGTAGAACAGGCGCACGAGCAAGAGTTGCTCGACCAGATCACGCGCCAACCCGGTGTATGGGGTGTCGATCCCACGTTGTCGATGTTGCAAGAGGGACGATTGAGCGTATTGGTAGCTCCATGGCGTCTTAATACCGACGTCTGGATGACCGACGATGGCTTGCTGGCCGGTAGTCGTGAGCAAGCTATGCTGCTGAACGCTGCCGGCGAACCGCAATCGGTACCGCTCCGAGATGTGCTGGTTGATATCTGTGCAGCATACGCTACGCGACTCGAGTTTGCCTCTGGACCGGCAGAGGAGCGGTTACTCCGTGATCTGAATGGTTTGGCCGGTCTGTTGCGTTGGTGATAGTTTCGCGCTACTGACTGCGCTCGCAGAGGCGGCGTTACGCGCCGTCTCTGAATCCGATACATAATTTCAATTCATCGTTGTCGAACTACTATGGAATTCAAAGATTACTACGCTATCTTAGGCGTCAGCCCGGATGCCGATGAACAGGCTATCAAACAGGCCTACCGCAAATTGGCGCGGCAATACCATCCTGATGTCAATCCGGGCGACAAGAAAGCCGAAGAGCGTTTTAAAGAGATCAACGAGGCGTATCAAGCCTTGAGTGATCCGGAACGACGCCGCAAGTACGACGAGTTGCGCGCGTACTATCAGCGCTGGCAGCGCAGCGGCGGTCGCGGTGAGTTTAACTGGAGTCAGTGGCAGGCTTCGCCCGGCCAACAGGTCTATACCTACAACGTCTCTCCCGAAGACCTTGAAGACCTGTTCGGCGCCGATAGCCCGTTCTCCGATTTCTTCAGCTCGATTTTCGGTCAGCCGCAATTCCGCCGGCCCAGCCGTCCGGCACGTGGACGCGATCTCGAAGTGCCGGTGACCGTCTCGCTCGAAGAGGCGTTCTCCGGTACGACGCGCTCGTTACAGGTCGGTGACCGTCGGATCGAGACCCGGATTCCGCGTGGCGTGCGTACCGGTACGCGGGTGCGGTTGAGCGGGCAAGGTGCTCCCGGTATTGCCGGTGGCGCGTCGGGTGACCTGTATCTGGTGGTCGAAGTCGAACCGCATCCACAGTTTGAGCGCGACGGCGATGATCTGATGACGACCATCGAGGTCGATGCTTTTACCGCCGCAGTGGGTGGTGAGGTGCGTGTGCCAACCATTGATGGTACGGTAACACTGAAGATTCCGCCACGTACCCAAGCTGATAAGGTCTTCCGGTTGCGTGGCAAGGGGATGCCGCGCTTAGAAAATCCAACAGA includes the following:
- a CDS encoding VLRF1 family aeRF1-type release factor; amino-acid sequence: MIDREMVQQIRSELGALQPPVLSLYVAVNPANPENAGRAWALRARNAVKALAAPAEVEQAVLAALEAEMVPEAHTLALFAAAPVAEAKSSTVMITRLPLHIDLPLLDLTNGRVEARWGEPYIAPIVYALDQYERTAVVWLRGEGWRFFEVFLGEIVEYTDVFRNVESDLWREVSEFDPHRLRERLRTQAMGNRDRFARRMENIATRYLQRLAELTERAMTHFGLRRLVLLGREEATKQFADLLPRTVRQMVIAHVADLPHPDESPAHVLAKVWPILEQVEQAHEQELLDQITRQPGVWGVDPTLSMLQEGRLSVLVAPWRLNTDVWMTDDGLLAGSREQAMLLNAAGEPQSVPLRDVLVDICAAYATRLEFASGPAEERLLRDLNGLAGLLRW
- a CDS encoding DnaJ C-terminal domain-containing protein; amino-acid sequence: MEFKDYYAILGVSPDADEQAIKQAYRKLARQYHPDVNPGDKKAEERFKEINEAYQALSDPERRRKYDELRAYYQRWQRSGGRGEFNWSQWQASPGQQVYTYNVSPEDLEDLFGADSPFSDFFSSIFGQPQFRRPSRPARGRDLEVPVTVSLEEAFSGTTRSLQVGDRRIETRIPRGVRTGTRVRLSGQGAPGIAGGASGDLYLVVEVEPHPQFERDGDDLMTTIEVDAFTAAVGGEVRVPTIDGTVTLKIPPRTQADKVFRLRGKGMPRLENPTERGDLFARVKLVLPEPLSDAELNTLRELVRNRRTVGR